A genomic segment from Coccinella septempunctata chromosome 3, icCocSept1.1, whole genome shotgun sequence encodes:
- the LOC123309968 gene encoding facilitated trehalose transporter Tret1-like isoform X2: MAEEIGFKSSRKVYFIVFSSYLYSLTNEIAISWTSPVLPQLRSIYPNFNPFGRRITIEEEEWLGSLICLGYMAGLLPYGYLCSKYGRKYTLLSLGVIHIIAFMLFTTESVIGFYVGRFLSGVASSVGFIIFPMYISEICKDGDRGALLVSRQIFAGCGTVIAYVAGNYLSIFWFNYVICIFPLCFLISFLFLAVESPYFYVTNQRLDNAREVYIELTSQPEPDEEIEEMQRALEIVDAESIAELITQKHILKSILIVFALFIFQQLTGYMAFATYTEIIVKSKHATIFIGVVVLLGSSFTTFFIDRFGRKMHLYASVVGVIFVNLALAIYYVQPEPGYWTPVVCITLFFLMYNLGLAFIPQIICAEILPQRIKFGVATIAGVFGWGVAFLITRYFLELDHVYMVLAFAICSLVQLVIIFKYVPETNGQSFRVIQGLLQIDD, from the exons ATGGCGGAGGAAATTGGGTTCAAATCATCGAGAAAAGTTTATTTTATAGTGTTTTCAT CATATCTCTACTCCTTGACCAATGAAATCGCAATAAGTTGGACCTCCCCTGTTCTACCACAACTACGCTCGATCTACCCAAACTTCAACCCTTTCGGCAGAAGGATAACGATCGAGGAAGAAGAATGGCTGGGATCCTTGATATGTCTGGGCTACATGGCAGGTCTTCTACCCTACGGTTACCTCTGCAGCAAATATGGAAGAAAGTACACACTTTTATCACTAGGAGTGATACACATCATCGCCTTCATGCTGTTCACAACCGAAAGTGTCATTGGCTTCTACGTTGGGAGATTCCTCAGTGGTGTAGCGTCAAGTGTTGGATTCATCATATTCCCCATGTATATTTCTGAGATTTGCAAAGATGGCGATAGAGGAGCGCTCTTGGTATCGAGACAAATATTCGCGGGATGCGGTACAGTAATAGCCTACGTTGCTGGGAATTACttgtcgattttttggttcaactATGTCATATGTATATTTCCCCTATGTTTCTTGATCTCATTCCTCTTCCTAGCGGTGGAAAGTCCATATTTTTACGTGACGAATCAGAGGTTAGACAACGCGAGAGAGGTCTACATCGAACTGACTTCTCAACCTGAACCCGATGAGGAGATTGAGGAAATGCAGAGGGCCCTTGAGATAGTGGATGCTGAATCCATTGCCGAGTTGATAACGCAAAAGCACATCCTTAAATCTATCCTGATTGTCTTCGCCCTCTTCATCTTTCAACAGCTGACAGGGTACATGGCCTTCGCGACTTACACAGAGATCATCGTCAAGTCTAAACACGCCACCATCTTCATAGGAGTTGTAGTCCTGCTCGGAAGTTCCTTCACCACGTTCTTCATCGATAGATTCGGCAGGAAGATGCACCTTTATGCCTCTGTTGTAGGTGTGATCTTCGTGAACTTGGCTCTTGCTATATACTACGTTCAACCGGAGCCAGGCTACTGGACACCCGTCGTCTGTATCACCCTGTTCTTCCTGATGTACAACCTAGGGCTGGCGTTCATACCGCAGATCATATGCGCTGAAATCTTACCCCAGAGGATCAAGTTTGGGGTAGCAACGATTGCGGGGGTTTTTGGGTGGGGGGTAGCCTTTCTTATAACCAGGTACTTCTTGGAATTGGATCACGTGTACATGGTGTTAGCCTTCGCCATTTGCTCCTTGGTCCAGTTGgtcattattttcaaatacGTACCCGAGACCAACGGTCAGAGTTTTCGGGTGATACAGGGTTTGTTACAGATTGACGATTGA
- the LOC123309968 gene encoding facilitated trehalose transporter Tret1-like isoform X1, translating into MAENAATPSSSSSKVYAIVAATYLYSLTNEIAISWTSPVLPQLRSIYPNFNPFGRRITIEEEEWLGSLICLGYMAGLLPYGYLCSKYGRKYTLLSLGVIHIIAFMLFTTESVIGFYVGRFLSGVASSVGFIIFPMYISEICKDGDRGALLVSRQIFAGCGTVIAYVAGNYLSIFWFNYVICIFPLCFLISFLFLAVESPYFYVTNQRLDNAREVYIELTSQPEPDEEIEEMQRALEIVDAESIAELITQKHILKSILIVFALFIFQQLTGYMAFATYTEIIVKSKHATIFIGVVVLLGSSFTTFFIDRFGRKMHLYASVVGVIFVNLALAIYYVQPEPGYWTPVVCITLFFLMYNLGLAFIPQIICAEILPQRIKFGVATIAGVFGWGVAFLITRYFLELDHVYMVLAFAICSLVQLVIIFKYVPETNGQSFRVIQGLLQIDD; encoded by the exons ATGGCTGAGAATGCTGCAACACCGAGCTCATCGTCGAGCAAGGTGTATGCAATAGTTGCTGCAA CATATCTCTACTCCTTGACCAATGAAATCGCAATAAGTTGGACCTCCCCTGTTCTACCACAACTACGCTCGATCTACCCAAACTTCAACCCTTTCGGCAGAAGGATAACGATCGAGGAAGAAGAATGGCTGGGATCCTTGATATGTCTGGGCTACATGGCAGGTCTTCTACCCTACGGTTACCTCTGCAGCAAATATGGAAGAAAGTACACACTTTTATCACTAGGAGTGATACACATCATCGCCTTCATGCTGTTCACAACCGAAAGTGTCATTGGCTTCTACGTTGGGAGATTCCTCAGTGGTGTAGCGTCAAGTGTTGGATTCATCATATTCCCCATGTATATTTCTGAGATTTGCAAAGATGGCGATAGAGGAGCGCTCTTGGTATCGAGACAAATATTCGCGGGATGCGGTACAGTAATAGCCTACGTTGCTGGGAATTACttgtcgattttttggttcaactATGTCATATGTATATTTCCCCTATGTTTCTTGATCTCATTCCTCTTCCTAGCGGTGGAAAGTCCATATTTTTACGTGACGAATCAGAGGTTAGACAACGCGAGAGAGGTCTACATCGAACTGACTTCTCAACCTGAACCCGATGAGGAGATTGAGGAAATGCAGAGGGCCCTTGAGATAGTGGATGCTGAATCCATTGCCGAGTTGATAACGCAAAAGCACATCCTTAAATCTATCCTGATTGTCTTCGCCCTCTTCATCTTTCAACAGCTGACAGGGTACATGGCCTTCGCGACTTACACAGAGATCATCGTCAAGTCTAAACACGCCACCATCTTCATAGGAGTTGTAGTCCTGCTCGGAAGTTCCTTCACCACGTTCTTCATCGATAGATTCGGCAGGAAGATGCACCTTTATGCCTCTGTTGTAGGTGTGATCTTCGTGAACTTGGCTCTTGCTATATACTACGTTCAACCGGAGCCAGGCTACTGGACACCCGTCGTCTGTATCACCCTGTTCTTCCTGATGTACAACCTAGGGCTGGCGTTCATACCGCAGATCATATGCGCTGAAATCTTACCCCAGAGGATCAAGTTTGGGGTAGCAACGATTGCGGGGGTTTTTGGGTGGGGGGTAGCCTTTCTTATAACCAGGTACTTCTTGGAATTGGATCACGTGTACATGGTGTTAGCCTTCGCCATTTGCTCCTTGGTCCAGTTGgtcattattttcaaatacGTACCCGAGACCAACGGTCAGAGTTTTCGGGTGATACAGGGTTTGTTACAGATTGACGATTGA